In Mauremys reevesii isolate NIE-2019 linkage group 8, ASM1616193v1, whole genome shotgun sequence, a single genomic region encodes these proteins:
- the LOC120370286 gene encoding maestro heat-like repeat-containing protein family member 2B: MNKFVTEQEVTERGVYNEVVSLLAHMADQDKNKIALRIASIAKTKLASVVRVLLEKLQQDEQNKIGIYYILENVLEQDTGGLERRLVNKIISLASEQMRETRQVTNELKVAASNTLVTLARCYFNDVMSELRCHLNLPEEFILVTLGNLSSAYALKCIRFVRMTLYDMDCMLELVNDSRMRQAFCGVLEKWSRAVNFYFTNWEKCSFHRMDASQFCDPILPIYAHVTSNWLTCEEPELKQAIIKALGPMMSLLLHKEGHQDQLFKPISWLLEQYKENTDVFHITKSLSQLLEVSGEYKIPLPKTKFQAICSALHNQPVLLLMI, from the exons atgaataaatttgtgactgagcAGGAGGTAACCGAGAGAG gtgtttataatgagGTTGTTTCCCTCCTGGCACATATGGCTGACCAAGATAAGAACAAAATTGCCCTCAGGATTGCCTCTATAGCTAAGACCAAGCTGgctagtgttgtgagagttctgctggagaaactgcaacaggatgag CAAAACAAAATAGGCATTTACTATATCCTGGAGAATGTGTTAGAGCAGGACACCGGGGGCCTAGAGAGAAGGCTAGTGAACAAAATTATAAGCCTAGCCTCAGAGCAGATGAGAGAGACTCGG caagtaACAAATGAACTTAAAGTGGCAGCTAGTAACACCTTAGTGACGCTGGCACGCTGCTATTTCAATGATGTGATGTCTGAGCTGCGGTGTCATCTGAACCTGCCGgaagagtttattttagttacactgggcaacctgtcatcagcctatg cacttaAGTGTATCCGTTTTGTGAGAATGACCCTGTATGACATGGACTGCATGCTGGAGTTAGTCAACGACAGCAGGatgagacaagcattttgtggTG ttctggaaaaatggtcaaGAGCAGTAAATTTCTATTTCACCAACTGGGAAAAGTGCTCATTCCATAGAATGGATGCATCACAATTCTGCGATCCAATTCTTCCTATTTATGCTCATGTGACCAGCAACTGGCTGACCTGTGAGGAGCCGGAG ctcaagcaggctatCATCAAAGCCCTTGGTCCCATGATGAGCCTCCTGCTACACAAAGAAGGCCATCAAGATCAGCTATTTAAACCGATCTCATGGCTCCTTGAGCAATATAAGGAGAACACTGATGTTTTTCACATCACCAAG agtctgagccagctcttggaGGTCTCGGGTGAATATAAGATCCCTCTCCCTAAGACGaagtttcaagccatctgcagtgctctgcacAACCAG CCCGTTCTTCTCCTGATGATCTGA